One genomic segment of Pandoraea sputorum includes these proteins:
- a CDS encoding MarR family winged helix-turn-helix transcriptional regulator: protein MSTAAKETTRTEGVIETGHLWQRPGFLIRRLNQIHIALFFESCKDFAITPVQYGLLTTLSEQPNLDQTSLCAEVGVDRTTMADVLRRLEERGLVKRAPSASDGRVKIANITTKGRAIMRDMYASMREAQVKFLAPLEEKDQAVFIRMMMQLVEGNNQYGRTSLKHFD, encoded by the coding sequence ATGAGCACGGCCGCCAAAGAAACGACACGTACCGAGGGCGTCATCGAAACCGGACATCTCTGGCAGCGCCCGGGATTCCTGATCCGCCGACTCAACCAGATCCACATCGCCCTGTTCTTCGAAAGCTGCAAGGATTTCGCCATCACGCCTGTGCAATACGGGCTGCTTACCACCCTCAGCGAGCAACCCAATCTGGATCAGACATCGTTGTGCGCCGAAGTTGGCGTCGACCGGACGACGATGGCCGACGTGCTGCGCCGTCTCGAGGAACGGGGTCTGGTCAAGCGGGCACCGAGCGCGAGCGACGGCCGCGTCAAGATCGCCAACATCACCACGAAGGGCCGCGCGATCATGCGCGACATGTACGCGAGCATGCGCGAGGCGCAGGTCAAGTTCCTCGCCCCGCTCGAAGAAAAGGATCAGGCCGTCTTTATCCGGATGATGATGCAACTGGTGGAAGGCAATAACCAGTACGGACGCACGTCGCTCAAGCACTTCGACTGA
- a CDS encoding MFS transporter — MNTMTSAVSRAPVTRQQFVLIFASSFGALLEWYDFYVYAALAGVFGALFFPSGNETTAFLASLATFGAGFLVRPLGALFFGRLGDRIGRKYTFMATIVLMGVATVGVGLLPSYAQIGMLAPILLVGLRLLQGFALGGETGGAATYLAEHSPPTKRGFYTSSLQTTATLGLLSSITVVGVSRAFVDDAAFQSWGWRIPFLVSTALLIVSVYLRTRLAESPTFQQMKHAGHLSKSPISESFGQWGNLKYVLIMLFSTASGVGVIFGTGHFYAMYFLQNTLKVAPNAVNLYLAIALICVFPFYVLFGWLSDRIGRKWIMMSACLLLALTTQPIFRALTHYANPQLETFQRDTAIKVYANDCQFSLFSAPRTECDRVREFLSASGVSYEQTQQKAGAPVTTVIGNTQVQGSDRHALERALIAAGWTKHADPATVNAPMVVLLMWVLLLFLAMVYGPMAAFMVELFPARIRYTSLSLPFHLGSGWFGGMLPFVVSAMSVAAGNVYFGLWYPIAIAALSFVVGVLFVPETFRRDITV, encoded by the coding sequence ATGAATACGATGACATCCGCTGTCTCTCGCGCGCCTGTGACGCGCCAGCAGTTTGTCCTGATCTTCGCGTCGTCGTTCGGCGCACTGCTGGAGTGGTACGACTTTTATGTCTACGCCGCACTGGCCGGTGTCTTCGGCGCGCTGTTCTTCCCTAGCGGGAACGAGACGACGGCCTTCCTTGCCAGTCTTGCAACATTCGGCGCGGGCTTCCTCGTCAGACCGCTCGGCGCACTGTTCTTCGGTCGGCTTGGCGATCGCATCGGGCGGAAGTACACGTTCATGGCGACCATCGTATTGATGGGGGTGGCCACGGTGGGCGTTGGCCTGTTGCCGTCGTATGCGCAAATCGGCATGCTCGCGCCAATCCTGCTCGTCGGACTTCGGTTGCTGCAGGGCTTCGCACTGGGCGGCGAGACAGGAGGAGCGGCCACCTATCTCGCCGAACATTCGCCTCCGACCAAGCGGGGTTTCTACACGAGTTCGCTGCAAACCACGGCAACGCTCGGCCTGCTCTCGTCGATCACGGTGGTGGGGGTGTCGCGCGCGTTCGTCGACGATGCGGCGTTTCAATCCTGGGGATGGCGAATCCCGTTTCTGGTGTCGACCGCGCTGCTGATCGTATCGGTCTACCTGCGCACCCGATTGGCGGAGTCGCCGACGTTCCAGCAGATGAAGCACGCCGGTCACCTCTCCAAGTCGCCGATCAGCGAAAGCTTCGGACAGTGGGGCAATCTGAAATACGTGCTGATCATGCTATTCAGCACGGCTTCGGGCGTGGGCGTGATTTTCGGCACGGGGCATTTCTATGCCATGTACTTCTTGCAGAACACGCTCAAGGTTGCGCCCAATGCTGTCAATCTGTATCTCGCGATCGCACTGATCTGCGTGTTCCCGTTTTACGTACTGTTCGGCTGGCTGTCCGATCGGATCGGACGCAAATGGATCATGATGAGCGCGTGTCTTCTGCTGGCGCTCACCACACAGCCGATCTTTCGCGCGTTGACCCACTACGCCAATCCGCAGCTCGAGACCTTCCAGCGCGATACGGCCATTAAGGTCTATGCGAACGACTGCCAGTTTTCGCTGTTCTCGGCGCCTCGCACGGAATGCGATCGCGTGCGCGAGTTCCTGTCGGCGTCGGGCGTGTCGTATGAGCAGACGCAGCAGAAGGCGGGCGCGCCGGTGACGACTGTCATTGGCAACACGCAGGTGCAGGGGAGCGACCGTCACGCGCTAGAGCGTGCGCTGATCGCTGCAGGCTGGACGAAACACGCCGATCCGGCAACGGTCAACGCGCCAATGGTCGTGCTGCTGATGTGGGTGCTGTTGCTTTTCCTTGCGATGGTGTACGGGCCGATGGCCGCGTTTATGGTGGAACTGTTTCCGGCGCGCATCCGCTATACGTCGCTGTCGTTGCCGTTTCACCTCGGGTCGGGCTGGTTCGGCGGCATGCTGCCCTTCGTGGTGTCCGCGATGTCGGTGGCGGCAGGCAACGTGTATTTCGGGCTTTGGTATCCGATCGCCATCGCGGCGCTGTCGTTCGTCGTCGGTGTGCTGTTCGTGCCCGAGACATTCCGGCGCGACATCACGGTGTAG